In Solidesulfovibrio carbinoliphilus subsp. oakridgensis, the sequence ATCCTGGCCGCGTCCAGTCCGCGAGACGAAAACATCTAACGCCGAGGAAATGATGCCCCTTCGTCAGCAAGTGAAACAGGCCCTGATAGAGGATCTGAACCTTCAGTCCATCACTCCGGAGGATATCGAGGACGACGCCCCGTTGTTTGGCGACGGCCTAGGTTTGGACTCCCTGGACGCCGTGGAACTGGTGGTGCTCGTGCAGAAACGCTTCGGCGTGGAGATAAAGAATATGGACGAAGGGCGCGTGGCCTTCGCTTCCGTGACCGCCCTGGCCGGGTTCATCGAGGAGCGTCGGTAGCCATGCCACGACAACCGGCTCTGGCCGCCGTCACCGGGATCGGGTGCGTATGCGCCGCCGGCGATTGCCTGGAGGCAGTTCTTGACAATCTGGAGGCTAACCCGCCCGTGCCCGCGCCACCGCGACGGTTTGCCGGGCTTGGGGAGTCCCATCCCGTGTTCGAGACCGAGGCGAGCCCCAACCCACCTTCCGATCACGGTTTGACTCTGCTTATGGAAAGTGCCTTCCAGGCCCTGGCCGTCGCCGGGCTTTCTCCTGGTGAATTGGCCGGAAAACGGGTGGGGGTGTGTATCGGCTCCTCGGTGGGATTCGCCATCAACTATTTTCCCCTTTATCAGGCCTGGAAGCAGGGAGAGCAGGTCCCTGTCGAGCCTCTGGAAGCATTCAGGTGTTCCAATTACGCCCTGGCTCTGGCCAAGCGCCTGGGCCTCGTCGGACCTTGCCAACTGGTGGCCAACGCCTGCGCCTCGGGCACGGACGCCATCGGCGTCGGCGCAACCTGGATAGCCTCCGGCCTGTGCGACCTGGTCCTGGCCGGAGGGGCGGAAAGCCTGTCCTCCGTCAGCTACCTCGGCTTCATCCGGCTCATGATTGCAGACACCAAGCCTTGCCGTCCCTTCGATCGTGCCAGAAACGGACTCAACCTGGGTGAAGGCGCGGCGGTACTCGTGCTCGAACCGGCCGGGACAACTCGGTCCGTGGCCGGGGCGGTGCTCGGTTACGGCACCGCCGGCGATGCCTACCATCCCACAGCCCCGCATCCCCACGGCCGGGGTCTGAGGTGCGCCTTCAAGACCGCCTTGCGCCAAGCGGGAGTCGCGCCCCGGGGCGTGGCCTTCGTAAACGCCCACGGCACAGCGACCCAGGACAACGACAAAGTGGAAGGTCTGGTCCTCGGGGACATGTTTCCAGGCGTCCCCGTGCTGGCCACCAAGGGAGCCACCGGGCATGCTCTGGGCGCGGCCGGGGCCATCGAGGCGGCCATCACCCTGGGCTGTCTGGGCAGGGGGACCATCCCCGCCTCGCCGGGCTTCGTCGAACCGGATCCAGCGCTGGCGGTCATTCCGACCACGCGTTCCCTGGCGCTCGGAAGCCGCATCGCCGTGTCCGACTCCCTTGCCTTTGGCGGCTGCAACGCCGCCCTCGTACTCGGGGGGGAACGGTCGTGAACAGGCTTGCGGTCAGCGCCTGCGGCATCGCCGGACCAGCCGAAGCATTTTCCGGCCATGAGGCCTGGTCCGGGCTTCCCGGCATCCGCGCCGTCCTGGGCGGTGCTGAGATCGTGACCGAGGCGCTACGAGCGCATTATCCGTCGCTGAAGCTGCGTAGGCTCGATGCCTACGCTCAGACGGCGCTCCTGGCTGCGAAACTGGCCGTGGAGGCATGCGGCGAAGCGCCCGCCAATCTGGGACTGGTCGTCTGCACCGGTTACGGACCTATCCCGGCCACCAACGCCTTTATGGACTCCTGTCTGGATTTCGGCCCCCGGGGGGCGTCACCCACGGCATTCTCTCAGACCGTGCACAATCTTGCGGCGTCGACCGTATCTATGTTCCTGGGCTGTCAGGGTCCGGCTCTGTCCGTGAGTCAGCCGGGGCTCGGATGTTCCGGTGCGTTGCTCACTGCCCGGTCCTGGATTGTCCAGGGCTTGATCGATACGGTCTTATTCGGTGCGGTGGACGATTGTCAGGCCTTCTCCCGCTTCCTCTTCCCGGGGGACGGTTCATACAAGACGGCGGGTGATCCCGTCGCTTTGTTCGCGGTCCTGACTGCACGGGATGGTGGCGACCGTCTCCTGGACGTGCTGGATGTCGGGTTTCCCGAGCCGTCAGGTGCGCGCGCGTTCGTCGGCCCATACGAATCCGCTCCGGTGGACGTCCTGGCGGGGATGCTCTCGGCTCTGGACCCGGCACAAGGGGGCCGGGAGGTGGTTGTCGAGGAATCCTGGGACGGTCTGGCCGCGACCATCCGCGTCCGGTCCGCGATTCCGGGCGGCAGGTCGTGATCTCGTCGCGCCGGGGGATCGCGCGCATGCTTGCCAGCTTGGCGAGAAGCTTGGAATGGACCACCGCGTCCTCGGGGCGGGAGTCTCTGACCTCGCGAGCGGCGGCGCTTTTCGG encodes:
- a CDS encoding phosphopantetheine-binding protein, which translates into the protein MPLRQQVKQALIEDLNLQSITPEDIEDDAPLFGDGLGLDSLDAVELVVLVQKRFGVEIKNMDEGRVAFASVTALAGFIEERR
- a CDS encoding beta-ketoacyl synthase N-terminal-like domain-containing protein; this translates as MPRQPALAAVTGIGCVCAAGDCLEAVLDNLEANPPVPAPPRRFAGLGESHPVFETEASPNPPSDHGLTLLMESAFQALAVAGLSPGELAGKRVGVCIGSSVGFAINYFPLYQAWKQGEQVPVEPLEAFRCSNYALALAKRLGLVGPCQLVANACASGTDAIGVGATWIASGLCDLVLAGGAESLSSVSYLGFIRLMIADTKPCRPFDRARNGLNLGEGAAVLVLEPAGTTRSVAGAVLGYGTAGDAYHPTAPHPHGRGLRCAFKTALRQAGVAPRGVAFVNAHGTATQDNDKVEGLVLGDMFPGVPVLATKGATGHALGAAGAIEAAITLGCLGRGTIPASPGFVEPDPALAVIPTTRSLALGSRIAVSDSLAFGGCNAALVLGGERS
- a CDS encoding beta-ketoacyl synthase N-terminal-like domain-containing protein gives rise to the protein MNRLAVSACGIAGPAEAFSGHEAWSGLPGIRAVLGGAEIVTEALRAHYPSLKLRRLDAYAQTALLAAKLAVEACGEAPANLGLVVCTGYGPIPATNAFMDSCLDFGPRGASPTAFSQTVHNLAASTVSMFLGCQGPALSVSQPGLGCSGALLTARSWIVQGLIDTVLFGAVDDCQAFSRFLFPGDGSYKTAGDPVALFAVLTARDGGDRLLDVLDVGFPEPSGARAFVGPYESAPVDVLAGMLSALDPAQGGREVVVEESWDGLAATIRVRSAIPGGRS